The nucleotide sequence CAGAAAAAACTCTCTAAATGTTGTTTAAGACTCATTGCTTTACTCTCCTGATCAGATTCCCTGCAGGAAGCTTTCTGCATAAACTTCCTGCAGGGTAAAATTCAAAGGGTGTTAATCTTTAGATGGTCTGAGATTTACTATGGTGGTTCCAGGAGGAAGGGTGAATGTCCGCTGAGCCAGTTCGCGATCTAACATAAAAAGGCCATGGCTACCTTCTACAAACCGAACCTTATTGAGGACATCGGCGGCACTGGCTTCTTCTTCAACCTGTTCAGCCACAAACCACTGAAGGAAATTATTGGTAGCGTGGTCTTTTTCTTCAATAGCCTGATCTACAAGTCTGTGGATCCGTTCTGTAACATGTCGCTCATGTTCAGCCACATGCTCAAAAACGGCTGTAACTGACTGCCATTCAGTTGGAGGACCATCAATAGGCTGAAGATCAACCTTAGCTCCTCGCTCGTTGATATACGAATAAAACTTCATCGCATGGGAAAGTTCTTCCAGAGCCTGCACCTCCATCCATCGGGCGAATCCCTCAAGTCCTTTGCTTTTTAAGTAAGTTGCCATGGAGAGGTAGAGGTAGGAAGAATACAATTCCCATTTAACTTGATCGTTAAGGGCTTTGGTCATTTTTTCAG is from Thermodesulforhabdaceae bacterium and encodes:
- a CDS encoding ferritin, which codes for MLSEKMTKALNDQVKWELYSSYLYLSMATYLKSKGLEGFARWMEVQALEELSHAMKFYSYINERGAKVDLQPIDGPPTEWQSVTAVFEHVAEHERHVTERIHRLVDQAIEEKDHATNNFLQWFVAEQVEEEASAADVLNKVRFVEGSHGLFMLDRELAQRTFTLPPGTTIVNLRPSKD